The Rhodohalobacter sp. SW132 DNA segment GGGAGTTTGAAAGACCGGAAAAAGCTGCCGTAATACCTCTCCTGGCGAATAAAATCATCATTCTCCTCTTTCTCTTCCGTTTTTCGTTCTCCTGTGATGGTTACTCTGTCATCCTGGATATTGACCTTAATGTCATTTTTATCCATTCCCGGTATATCCATCATTATTTCATACCGTTTCTCATTCTCTGTGATATCTGCACTTGGTGCCCAGGTGCCCAGCGCTTTTTCGTTTTGCTCCCGACTCCAGGAGAATGGCACTAAATCATCAAAAAAATGATCCATCTCACGTCGCAGAGTATCAATCGTATTTGGTCCGTTTCTTTTCTTTGTAAGCTTCATATCATAACCCCTTTTTGATTTCATTTTTGTTGGAAAAACAGCAACCGGTTATTTGTTCAGGTTACTGATAATAATTAAGGCAGAATTTGGCTCTCTGTTTGAAATCACTGTCTGAAACTATTTGTAATACAGGGGAGTGGCTTTATATCAAGAAATCCTTACAGGCAGTGAAATTCCCGCATAAATTTTGAAATGTGTATTGTGTGATCCCTAAAACTGGATCCGAAGGTTTATAACGTGATTAACATAAGCCTGTACATTTAAAAAGACTTATGTACATAGAACCGTACCATCAAATTTCTGAAAAAGAACTATTCTGAAATCGGTGGAAGCAGAAGTAGATTTACAAGAACAGCAATACGCTGAAGAGTTTGCTCCAAAAATATTCTTTCCGTTGGACTGTGAGCTCCGTCCCCAACCGCCCCAAGGCCATCAAGTGTAGCTGTGTACAGGCTTGTATAGCTGCCGTCAGACCCGCCCCCGGAAATCCCTTCAGACAGTTCTATACCAAGTTCGCTGCCAATATGGGTAGCGGCATTCCAAAGTGCACGGTTTCTATTGTTTTGAACCATGGGAGGCCGGTTGAAGCCGCCGGTAATTTTAATCTTAACATCCGGTATCGTAGGTTCAATCTTTTTTATTTCACGGTCAATTTGTTCTGCATCTTTTTTTGTGAGTACTCTCACGTCCACAGAAGCACTACTTTGAGGAGCGACAACATTTGTACTGATACCTCCTTCAATTTTCCCAACATTAATCGAGATCCCATTTACCGGATCATTCAGCGCATAAAGTTTTTGGATGATGTAGGAGAGTTCAACGATTGCACTCCTTCCCTTTTCCGGTTCAATGCCTGCATGCGATGATGTTCCCTCAATTTTTACCTTAAAATGCCCAACCCCCTTTCTGCGTGTTTTTAACTTACCATCAGGGTCGAGCGAAGGTTCCAATACGTATACTCTGTCCATCGCTTTGGCAAGTTTTTTTATTTTTGAAACGGAATCGGTACTTCCTGTTTCTTCATCCGAGTTGATAAATAAAACAGGCGCAAGTTCAGGCTTAAGTCCTTGCTTATCGATGAGTTGAAGCGCAAACACGATCATCGCAAGCCCCGCTTTCATGTCGTATATACCCGGGCCCGTTATAATGTTTTCATTTTTTTCAAACGGCATTTTGTTCAGGGTCCCTCTCGGCCAAACGGTATCGGCATGGCCCAATAACAGTTGATAGCCATTTTTGTTCATTTTAACCGGACGTGCATAAAACTGGCCACCACTTTCTTTACCCGGAAAAATTTGGGTATCGAAATCGAGCGCGGCAAGCTCGGGTTCAAGAATGGAAAATAGTTTTTTATGCGACTTTTTATCTCCGGGTGGAGTTTCGGTCCGAACCAGTTTTTTTAACAGAGATAGAAACTCCCTCTCCATTGAAACACACTCATCCAGAACATCCACAATATCTGAGGCTTCGATCATGACTCATTTTTTGAAATTTGCCGGGAAAGGAAAAGCATATGTTTCATCAATAATTGCATAACGACCCGGTGAGATATACGCAATCCGGGGATGATTATATATGGATTCATCATCGGTGTGTGACGGATTTTTAATGACGTCACTCCAGGCCTGTGCAGCTACGATTTTTGCCAGTATAAGGCTGTTTTCACCAAACCCATCAACAATCTTCATCAGCTTGCACTCCAGAAATGCATACCCGTTTTGCAGAAATAATCCATCAATGTCGGATGCTTCAAATGTTTGCAATGTGTCCAGGTTCGTTTTCTTATTTTCATCGTTGCGCGGGGATGCTGTCATGCTTGTAACAACAATCTGGTCAGGTTTGGGGTATGTTACCGTAAACTCCTCCCTATTTTTTATATTTTGATAGGTTGTGTGCCTTGGCGTGCAGACAAATCCAAAATAGTTTTCCCATCCAAGCGGAAAGACCATGTGCTTGGGAGCAAAATTGGGTGATGAATCCGAGTTTACCGTCCCAATGACCACCAGAGGATGGACGGTGAAAATCTGTTCCCAGACGGGGAATTTCAAGTTCAGTGAGGTAAGTACGGGTTCTTGAGTATTCATGACTTTGTATTCAGGGTTGAACAATTTCTTCAAGTTTCCACACCTTATGCAGGCCCAGTGTTTTCAACAGTTCAAAAAAAATTTTGGGAGGATTCCTGAGCTGTACATCTACCGGTGATTCGGCATACATTAAATGGTGCAGGTAAATTATTGCTTTACTATTCACAAACCTGGAGTTTGAAAGATCGATCGATAGCTCTTTTCTGCCGTTCAGTAATTCACTAATTCGACGAACCGCATTCAGATTAAAATCACTCTGTAAAACCACGTCAAGCTTTTGCCTGCTCTTTTCTACTTTCATCATACTCCTTTTTTACTCTTTCTTTGATCAAACCGGCTATTTCGGAGTGGGTTTGCATAAGATCAAAATCAATAATCACCATAATCTTTTGCATTCTCAGATAGTCTGATTCCTCATGAAAAAGCGGCATCAGTCCGGCCAGCACAAAACCG contains these protein-coding regions:
- a CDS encoding flavin reductase; protein product: MNTQEPVLTSLNLKFPVWEQIFTVHPLVVIGTVNSDSSPNFAPKHMVFPLGWENYFGFVCTPRHTTYQNIKNREEFTVTYPKPDQIVVTSMTASPRNDENKKTNLDTLQTFEASDIDGLFLQNGYAFLECKLMKIVDGFGENSLILAKIVAAQAWSDVIKNPSHTDDESIYNHPRIAYISPGRYAIIDETYAFPFPANFKK
- a CDS encoding Hsp20/alpha crystallin family protein; translated protein: MKLTKKRNGPNTIDTLRREMDHFFDDLVPFSWSREQNEKALGTWAPSADITENEKRYEIMMDIPGMDKNDIKVNIQDDRVTITGERKTEEKEENDDFIRQERYYGSFFRSFKLPEKVKDDDIKATFKDGVLKVVIPKAEVIKPKSIKVS
- a CDS encoding M20 family metallopeptidase; this translates as MIEASDIVDVLDECVSMEREFLSLLKKLVRTETPPGDKKSHKKLFSILEPELAALDFDTQIFPGKESGGQFYARPVKMNKNGYQLLLGHADTVWPRGTLNKMPFEKNENIITGPGIYDMKAGLAMIVFALQLIDKQGLKPELAPVLFINSDEETGSTDSVSKIKKLAKAMDRVYVLEPSLDPDGKLKTRRKGVGHFKVKIEGTSSHAGIEPEKGRSAIVELSYIIQKLYALNDPVNGISINVGKIEGGISTNVVAPQSSASVDVRVLTKKDAEQIDREIKKIEPTIPDVKIKITGGFNRPPMVQNNRNRALWNAATHIGSELGIELSEGISGGGSDGSYTSLYTATLDGLGAVGDGAHSPTERIFLEQTLQRIAVLVNLLLLPPISE